One segment of Curtobacterium sp. MR_MD2014 DNA contains the following:
- a CDS encoding DNA-3-methyladenine glycosylase, producing the protein MSDALLALLAEPAPVCAPALLGATITGRGVTLRITEVEAYWGPTDPGSHGHRGPTPRNRHLFGPPGTLYAYRSYGIHTCVNVVSGPEGTSSGSLLRAAEVVDGIEVARARRGPSVADVALARGPGNLGQALGAVLGEDDGTSLLDGSGPFRLALAPGLEARLASADPADVVAELLAETVAGPAGTAPVRRISRGPRTGVAGVAGGASFPWRSWRTGDPTVSPYRRHRRAVD; encoded by the coding sequence ATGAGCGACGCGCTCCTCGCGCTCCTGGCCGAGCCGGCTCCGGTGTGCGCGCCGGCGCTGCTCGGCGCGACGATCACCGGGCGTGGTGTGACACTGCGCATCACCGAGGTCGAGGCCTACTGGGGCCCGACCGACCCCGGGTCGCACGGCCATCGCGGCCCGACACCGCGCAACCGGCACCTCTTCGGGCCGCCGGGCACGCTCTACGCGTACCGCTCGTACGGCATCCACACCTGCGTGAACGTGGTGAGCGGCCCGGAGGGCACGTCGTCCGGCTCGCTCCTGCGCGCCGCCGAGGTCGTCGACGGCATCGAGGTCGCCCGGGCTCGCCGCGGTCCGTCGGTCGCCGACGTCGCCCTGGCCCGCGGTCCGGGCAACCTCGGGCAGGCGCTCGGTGCCGTGCTCGGCGAGGACGACGGCACGTCGCTCCTCGACGGCTCGGGACCGTTCCGGCTCGCGCTCGCACCCGGCCTGGAGGCGCGGCTCGCCTCCGCCGACCCGGCGGACGTGGTCGCGGAGCTGCTCGCCGAGACGGTGGCCGGCCCCGCGGGGACGGCTCCGGTCCGGCGGATCTCGCGCGGACCGCGCACCGGCGTCGCCGGTGTCGCCGGCGGCGCGTCCTTCCCGTGGCGCTCCTGGCGCACCGGTGACCCGACGGTGTCGCCGTACCGACGGCACCGGCGCGCGGTCGACTGA
- a CDS encoding GNAT family N-acetyltransferase has translation MARHVGDLFRDEPDQWGWRGDPWLWRALGERFAHVTLPSTRGELDGMLRWGFAAEVGRAMSGDAGAGVFVERFAHGGMSSGHVSPSWWSATGVPLLLGRAGLPGLRYVVRSTVEQDWRSVRALWLENAAENPVSYGADLRTTLAMTEDDWRLRARRGTGRDTTAVVAVAEDGAWLGIMAAQLPADEEPAALLTGVFVRPRARGRANGVADALLAEVLSWAALRAPSIRLWVDCAPDGAPARGFYARHGFRRTGRRRAADGLPNAVIEEMATALELPTVHGSSGEPGEE, from the coding sequence GTGGCACGACACGTCGGTGATCTGTTCCGGGACGAGCCTGACCAGTGGGGCTGGCGCGGTGACCCGTGGCTGTGGCGAGCTCTCGGAGAGCGGTTCGCGCACGTCACGCTCCCGAGCACGCGAGGTGAGCTCGACGGCATGCTGCGGTGGGGCTTTGCGGCGGAGGTCGGTCGTGCGATGTCGGGAGACGCCGGCGCAGGGGTGTTCGTCGAGCGCTTCGCACACGGCGGGATGTCCTCCGGGCACGTGTCGCCCTCGTGGTGGTCGGCGACCGGCGTGCCCCTCCTCCTGGGGCGGGCCGGTCTCCCGGGTCTCCGGTACGTCGTGCGGAGCACGGTCGAGCAGGACTGGCGGTCGGTGCGAGCGCTCTGGCTCGAGAACGCGGCGGAGAACCCGGTGTCGTACGGAGCCGACCTCCGGACCACCCTCGCGATGACCGAGGACGACTGGCGGCTGCGGGCGCGGCGCGGTACCGGGCGGGACACCACTGCTGTCGTGGCAGTCGCGGAGGACGGGGCGTGGCTGGGGATCATGGCCGCTCAGCTGCCGGCTGACGAGGAGCCTGCCGCGCTGCTCACGGGGGTGTTCGTCCGTCCTCGAGCGCGGGGCCGGGCGAACGGCGTGGCGGACGCGCTCCTCGCGGAGGTCCTCAGCTGGGCAGCCCTCCGTGCCCCGTCGATCCGACTCTGGGTGGACTGCGCTCCGGACGGTGCGCCGGCGCGGGGCTTCTACGCTCGCCACGGCTTCCGCAGGACGGGACGCCGGCGCGCGGCCGACGGGTTGCCGAACGCCGTCATCGAAGAGATGGCGACTGCACTCGAGCTCCCGACCGTCCACGGAAGCAGCGGAGAACCGGGCGAGGAGTGA
- the tyrS gene encoding tyrosine--tRNA ligase — translation MSSATDPDVLTRQQNDPTFASVWDELRWRGLVHVSTDETALQEALDGGTVTYYCGFDPTAPSLHCGNLLQLLTMRRLQLAGHRPLALVGGSTGLIGDPRPTAERTLNTPETVAEWVSRLQAQVSRFLSPDGENGVRLVDNLDWTAPLSAIDFLRDIGKYFRVNTMLKKDAVAARLNSDAGISYTEFSYQILQGLDYRELYRQYGCTLQTGGSDQWGNLTSGTDLIRRTEGVSVHALGTPLITNSDGTKFGKSEGNAIWLDAEMTSPYAFYQFWLNTADADVVARLREFTFLDRAEIGRLEQAVADEPFRREAQRTLAFEVTSLVHGAAATRATIDASAALFGNGDLAALDEATLRAAVAELPGTVSLPGEADVARALVDTGLVKSLGEARRAVDQGGVYVNNVRADDATAQLASLALPGGVVVLRRGKKTLAGVTLG, via the coding sequence GTGTCCAGCGCAACCGATCCCGATGTCCTGACACGCCAGCAGAACGACCCCACCTTCGCCTCGGTGTGGGACGAACTGCGCTGGCGTGGTCTGGTGCACGTCTCCACCGACGAGACGGCACTCCAGGAGGCCCTCGACGGCGGGACCGTCACGTACTACTGCGGTTTCGACCCGACCGCACCCTCGCTGCACTGCGGCAACCTGCTGCAGCTGCTCACCATGCGCCGGCTGCAGCTCGCCGGGCACCGGCCGCTGGCGCTCGTCGGTGGGTCGACCGGCCTGATCGGCGACCCGCGTCCCACCGCGGAACGCACGCTGAACACCCCGGAGACGGTCGCCGAGTGGGTGAGCCGACTGCAGGCGCAGGTGTCCCGGTTCCTCAGCCCCGACGGCGAGAACGGCGTGCGGCTCGTCGACAACCTCGACTGGACGGCACCGCTGTCCGCGATCGACTTCCTGCGCGACATCGGCAAGTACTTCCGCGTGAACACCATGCTGAAGAAGGACGCCGTCGCCGCACGCCTGAACTCCGACGCGGGCATCAGCTACACCGAGTTCAGCTACCAGATCCTGCAGGGACTGGACTACCGCGAGCTCTACCGGCAGTACGGCTGCACGCTGCAGACCGGCGGTTCGGACCAATGGGGCAACCTGACCTCCGGCACCGACCTGATCCGTCGCACCGAGGGGGTGTCCGTGCACGCGCTCGGCACCCCGCTCATCACGAACTCGGACGGCACGAAGTTCGGCAAGAGCGAGGGCAACGCGATCTGGCTCGACGCCGAGATGACCTCGCCGTACGCCTTCTACCAGTTCTGGCTCAACACGGCGGACGCCGACGTGGTCGCCCGGCTGCGCGAGTTCACGTTCCTCGACCGTGCGGAGATCGGTCGACTCGAGCAGGCGGTCGCCGACGAGCCGTTCCGGCGCGAGGCCCAGCGGACCCTGGCGTTCGAGGTGACGTCGCTGGTGCACGGAGCGGCGGCGACCCGGGCGACGATCGACGCCTCGGCGGCGCTGTTCGGCAACGGCGACCTGGCCGCGCTCGACGAGGCGACGCTGCGTGCCGCGGTCGCCGAGCTCCCCGGCACGGTGTCGCTGCCGGGCGAGGCCGACGTCGCTCGCGCCCTCGTCGACACCGGACTCGTGAAGTCGCTCGGCGAAGCGCGCCGGGCGGTCGACCAGGGAGGCGTGTACGTGAACAACGTCCGCGCCGACGACGCGACCGCGCAGCTCGCGAGCCTCGCGCTGCCCGGCGGAGTCGTGGTGCTCCGACGCGGCAAGAAGACCCTGGCGGGCGTCACGCTCGGCTGA
- the argH gene encoding argininosuccinate lyase → MTDATQPSKTDATNTGALWGGRFADGPSAELAALSRSTHFDWQLAPYDIAGSRAHARALHTAGYLTEDELGRMTAGLDRLETAHADGSLQPDDGDEDVHGALERLLIADLGPELGGKLRAGRSRNDQIATLGRMHMLDHGRRIGRLVIDLVDAISQQASEHPAAIMPGRTHLQHAQPVLLAHHLLAHAWPLVRDLERLRDWADRASVSPYGAGALAGSSLGLDPTAIAHELGFARPADNSIDATAARDVVAEFAFVLAQVGIDVSRLAEEIILWNTKEFGFVRLHDAFSTGSSIMPQKKNPDIAELARGKSGRLVGNLTGLLTTLKGLPLAYNRDLQEDKEPVFDSVAQLEVLLPAFTGMVATLAFDTERMAELAPQGFSLATDVAEWLVRQGVPFRDAHEISGALVRYCEERGIELDEPGDDEYRAVSAHLTPEVRGVLTIEGSVASRAGVGGTAPERVAEQLAALTRRVHDLAEGAPFTR, encoded by the coding sequence CGACTGGCAGCTGGCCCCCTACGACATCGCCGGGTCCCGCGCCCACGCCCGTGCCCTGCACACCGCCGGCTACCTGACCGAGGACGAGCTCGGGCGCATGACCGCCGGCCTCGACCGCCTCGAGACCGCCCACGCCGACGGCTCCCTGCAGCCGGACGACGGCGACGAGGACGTCCACGGCGCCCTCGAGCGCCTGCTCATCGCCGACCTCGGCCCGGAACTCGGCGGCAAGCTCCGCGCCGGCCGGAGCCGCAACGACCAGATCGCGACCCTGGGCCGCATGCACATGCTCGACCACGGCCGGCGGATCGGGCGCCTCGTCATCGACCTCGTCGACGCGATCTCGCAGCAGGCGAGCGAGCACCCGGCGGCGATCATGCCCGGCCGCACGCACCTGCAGCACGCCCAGCCGGTGCTCCTCGCCCACCACCTGCTCGCGCACGCGTGGCCGCTCGTCCGGGATCTCGAGCGGCTCCGCGACTGGGCCGACCGTGCGAGTGTCAGCCCGTACGGGGCCGGCGCCCTCGCGGGCAGCTCGCTCGGTCTCGACCCGACGGCGATCGCGCACGAACTCGGCTTCGCCCGCCCCGCCGACAACTCGATCGACGCCACGGCAGCCCGCGACGTCGTCGCCGAGTTCGCGTTCGTCCTCGCACAGGTGGGCATCGACGTGTCCCGTCTGGCCGAGGAGATCATCCTCTGGAACACCAAGGAGTTCGGTTTCGTCCGGCTGCACGACGCCTTCTCGACCGGGTCGAGCATCATGCCGCAGAAGAAGAACCCCGACATCGCCGAGCTCGCGCGCGGCAAGTCGGGTCGGCTCGTCGGCAACCTCACCGGCCTCCTCACGACCCTGAAGGGCCTGCCGCTCGCGTACAACCGCGACCTGCAGGAGGACAAGGAGCCGGTCTTCGACTCGGTCGCCCAGCTCGAGGTGCTGCTGCCGGCCTTCACCGGCATGGTCGCCACGCTCGCCTTCGACACGGAGCGGATGGCCGAGCTCGCGCCGCAGGGCTTCTCGCTCGCGACCGACGTCGCGGAGTGGCTGGTCCGGCAGGGCGTGCCCTTCCGCGACGCGCACGAGATCTCGGGGGCGCTGGTCCGGTACTGCGAGGAGCGCGGGATCGAGCTCGACGAGCCCGGCGACGACGAGTACCGCGCCGTGTCCGCGCACCTCACGCCCGAGGTGCGCGGCGTCCTGACCATCGAGGGCAGCGTCGCGTCGCGCGCCGGTGTCGGCGGGACGGCGCCGGAGCGCGTCGCCGAGCAGCTCGCCGCCCTGACCCGTCGCGTCCACGACCTGGCCGAGGGCGCGCCCTTCACCCGATGA